The Roseimicrobium gellanilyticum DNA segment CCGGCAATCTTCGCGAGCTCCGCAATGCCGTGGAGCGCGCTGTGATCCTCGCGCATGGAAAGGAAATTGCCGCGACCGATCTCCCATCTCCCAGCGCCAATGGCGTGGTCGGTGGCGTCGGTGGAGATGTCGCAACTGCTGGAAATGTCCCCATGGTGGGCACCGCAGTTTCGCTTGAGGAGCTGGAAAGTGCGCACATCAAAGCGCTTCTCAAGACCTTGCCGAATCTTGCTGACGTGGCGCGTGTCCTGGGAATCGACCAGGCCACCCTCTACCGGAAACGCAAGAAGCTCGGTCTTGATTGACAGAAGGCCGGGCTTGCAGATTGGAAATTGGATGGCGGGTTTTTCCACCCGCCATTTTTTTGATTGACGCGAATTGTTCCGACTACGGAATCGGAGTGGAGCAAAAGTTGCGCCACGAAGTGTCATAAGCCATGCGTGCCTCATTCCATGAATGTTGTGCATGATTTGTTTGCAACCTGCATAGCAACTTCGACCCAGGACATGCACATTGCATGAGGAATGAGGCGGTTGCGATGTGGTGTGAATTTGCAAAGGGTTGGGAATGAGGATGAAATCGTAACACCATCCCGATGGCACGCGGCATGCGCTTATGGATCGCATGGCAACCCTACTTTATTTTCCTGCACAAGACTGCTCCGAGGTGCCACGTCATCGCGGGCGTAGCCGGCACAGCAGTCACCTTGCTGCAGCCTTTGCAGCACTCAGTACGGCGCATGAGGACAACGTCGACCTCCGCCTTCTCGAGCATCTGGTCTCCATGGACGAAGACGAAAACGATGAGCCCCATGCTGCCTAGCCGCACCTCGCTCCAGACTTTCAAAGAAGCAAACCCCAACAAGAACATCCATACCCCCTCTTACCATGAGCACTTCCGGACCCTCCGTTGATACCCTCAAGCGCGATGTGCGCACTCTCGCTGACGACACCATGAAGATGGCGCAGAATCGCTTTGTCGAACCCGCCATGGACGCGGCGCAGCGTGCGAGCGTGCAAGCGCGCAAGGCTTTGGAGCAATCCCGTGATCGCATGAACCAACAGCTCGCTGTGGCGGAAAGATATGCCGCACGCGGCTACGACCAGACTACCACCTGGATCTCTGCGAACCCGCTGGCTGCCGTGGGCATTGCGGTAGGCGCCGGCCTGCTGTTGTCCTCCATCTTCCGCCTGTCCTCACGCCGATAGCCGCGAGCGCCTGGCAGACCTTTTTGACCCGCATGGCCGTCATGAAATCTCCCACCACTTGTGAACATGCACGCCTCCTCGCCTCCCTCGTGGTCATCACATCTTGATCGCGGAAACAGCCTGTCGGATTCCGTCCGCACGTTGCTTTCCTCGCTGGTGACCTATCTGGAGACGCGGTGGAAGCTGTTTAAGGTGGAATCGGGAGAGGCCATGCGGCTGGGAATCCAGGTGGCTGTGGTCACCCTGTTCGCTCTCGCGTGCGCCTTCGTGATGTACGTGTGCGCCATGGTCGGCGTGACCTTGTGGATCGCTCACCAATGGTGGGACGGCGCGGTGATGCCCGCTGCGTTCATCATGGCAGGAGTGCATCTCCTCCTCCTGCTCAGTTGCGCGGGATTCATCATCTGGTCCCTGCGCGGACGAAAGCTCTTTCACGATACGAGAACAGAATTCAAGGAGGACAAGCGATGGCTGCACCTGCAAACGACATCCAACGTCTGAGAACCCAGCTCGAATCCAGTCGCTGGCAGATGCACAGCGGCATCCAGCGGATCGAGGATCAGCTCAATGTCTCGAAGCGTGTGCGCACTGAGTTCAAGGAGCACCCGTTGAAGTGGGTGGCCATCAGTGCGGGAGTGGGACTGGTCGCAGCGAAGTTGATTCCACTCCTGCTCGGGAGCAGGAAGCGTGGCGTCATGGGTCGCATGCTCACGCCTCTCGTGCGTGCCGGTGCCGCAGCGGCAATGCCCATTGTGGCTCACCAGGTTTCCAATTGGATGGCCCAGAAAGGTCTGAGTATTCCAGGTCTTGCTCCGATGCCCATGCCCGAGCCCCACCCCATCTCCCAGGTGCCTCCGCCTGTCGTGGGATCTGCCCCGGTATCACCTGCTCAGGAGGCGTATCCCGAATGAACCCCTTCTCCTTACAGGACCGCACCATGGTGCTCGCCGCCAGATTTGTGATTGCGGCTCTCACGTGCGGTCTCCTGTATTGGGGGAGGGAAGTGCTCATGCCGCTGGCGCTGGCCACGTTGATTGCCTTCATGCTGCATCCACTCGCGGTGCGACTGCAGCGCATCCGGGTGCCCCGACTGATTTCTGTAGGGTCAGTAATGCTTCTGGCCACGGGACTGATCGTGACGGCTGTCTGGTTTATCACCGTGCAGGTGGCCAGTTTCACAAACGAACTGCCCTCCTATCAAAAGAACATCAGTCAGAAAATCGGTCAGGTGCAGGGCTCCATGCGAGGCGGCGCCTTGGAGAAGTTGCAGAAGGTTTTCCATTCTCTCGAGAGGGAGGCAAAGGCCAGGGAAGAAGCTGTTGCTCCTGCTTCCATTTCCAATGAGCCCATGCCTGTGGTGATTGAATCGAAGGAGCGCTGGTTCGACTTCAGTCTGACAAATGCCGCGATTCCCCTGATGGAACCCCTGGTCACCGGAGGCCTCATCTTTGTGCTCGTGGCACTCATGCTCCTGCGCTGGGAAGACCTGCGCGCGCGGCTGGTAAGCGTGATGAATCAGAATATCACGCGTACCACGCGAGCCATCGATGATGCTGGCAAGAGGATCGCGCGTTACCTCGCGGCGCAGATGTTCATCAACGGCAGCTTCGGCCTTGTCATCGGGCTGGGATTGTGGGCGCTGGGCGTGCCCTATGCCGGGTTGTGGGGCTTGTGTGCCGCCATGTTTCGCTATGTGCCTTATCTCGGTCCTCTGGTGGCCGCCGCATTGCCCATCATGGTGAGTCTGGTCACCTCTGAAGGGTGGACACAGGTGCTCAGTGTGGGGGCCTTGTTCCTCACGCTGGAATTGGTGAGCAACAATGTGCTGGAACCCTGGCTCTATGGGTGGCGCGTGGGTCTCTCGGAGATTGGCGTGATCCTGGCAGCCGTCGCATGGACATTCTTGTGGGGCACCGCAGGTCTGGTGCTGGCCGTGCCACTGACGGTGTGCCTCGTGGTGCTCGGCGAGCATGTGCCCGCGATTTCATTCTTCTCACAACTCCTTGGAGACAAGCCCGCGCTTCCATTGCATTTGCGCTTCTACCAGCGGCTGCTGGCCCATGACAAGAACGAGGCCGCTGAGTTGACGAAGAATCACGCCAAGGCCCATGGTTTTGCGAAGGCCGGTGACGAGATTATTGCACCTGCTCTGGCTCATGCCCGGGGTGAAGAGATGCGCGGAGCGCTCAGCGAGGAGGAGGTGGAGGAATTCGCGGCCGCCATTCCGTACATCCTCGATCGTACGGATGACGAAATCGACGAGGAAGAAGAGGCGGACGCAGCCAGGCAGAGCTCGGCAGTCTCTGCGGGACCGGTGGTGGTCTGGCCCTTGTGCAGCCTTTCAGAGGCACTGGTGCCACTGCTGCAGCATCACTGCACGGACCTCCCGTGCCGCTGGCAGGTCATTGCGGAGGGTTCCCTCACCTCCGAAGCGATTGGCCGGCTGGCCCGTGAAGAGGAACAGCCGGAGGCCGTGTGCCTGCTCCTCCTCACCCATGAGGATCTCTCGCGGACGCGCAACCTGTGCAAAAAGCTGCGCCACGCCTTCCCAGATGTCCATATCACGGTGGCATTCTGGGCTGAGTCGAGAATGGATACAGACATGACGCAAGCCATCGAAAAGCTGGGCTACGCCAAGATCACCTGGACGCCCTCCGAAACCCGTGGCGATCTCGCCCCGCACATCCTGGACCATGCCCGGGAGGTGGAAGAGAACGCGCCCCGCGTGCCGAACGCCCAACCTGTGGTGAGAGATGCTCGTGAAGCGGTCCCGGCGTGATCACTTCTGCCTGTGAGCTGGCGCCAGCCGCTCATCACTCAGGTCCAACCGGTACATGAGCTGGTTGTAGTCATACCGTGCCGGCGCGATCGGATTGCCGCTGAACTCCAGCGTATACGTCCCCTCAAAGTAAATGACCTTGCCACCCTCCTTATCCAGGAACCCGTGGTGTATCGGATTGTAATACGAATACCTGGGATGCGTGGCCACCTTCACCGCTTTGCCCCACGGACCGTCGGGAGCGTCGCTCTCGGCATACCACATCTCTCCGAGCGGTGAGGGAGCCTTGGCCTTGAAGCCATATTGCACCCCGAGCAGGATCCAGCGTTTGCGGTACGCGTTCCACTGCACACTGGCATTGTGAAGCTGCACAGGCTCTCCCGTGGCCGCATCTCGGATGTCAAAGCGGGCCTGCGCCAGCTTCATCTTTTCCTGCTTCAGCAGCACCTGCTCAGCCTCCTGGTTGGTGGGTGGGTGTTCCTTCTGCCACTTCCACTCACCCTTCGCCTGGTCGAACCACAGCGCTTCATACTTCGAAGGATCCAACACATCCGCCAGCGTGGCGCGTACGCGCGTGTGGGGCAGGGGAGCGCTGAAGTAGTAGTAGCCGTCCTCCGCCTGCACCGCATGCCCCTGCATGTAGCGCCATTCGTTGGACATCTCGAGCTTCACGGCAGTCTTGAAGGTCTGCGCCGCATCGTCGAAGCGCGCGATGCCATGTTCTGCATGTGGCTTGAGCCCCTCATGCCGTCCATAGTGGGCCAGCATCACCTCCTTGCCGTTCTCGTCCTTCACCGTGAGCAGGCCAAAGAGCCACACCGCGCCTGGTCCTTCCACGACCATCATCTTGCGCAGTCGCTTCGGGTCCTTCTCATCCATGTAGTACTTGTAGGCGATCCCTTTCTCGGGATCGATGTCGCGAGCCGTCGTCGCGCACGTGGTGTTGTAGTTGCCCAGCGGATAGTTGGGCATGTTCGTATCCCCCCACAGCCAGAAGATGCCATCCTTGTACGGCACCGCCTGCACTGAGTCCTGCCCCATGACACCGGAAGGATTCAAGTTCGGCAGCGGCAGGGGAAGCCCGAGCAGTTCACTCGCATGGTACTGTCCTTGTCCCGTGAGACGTCCCACGCGCTCGGCGATGTTGTTGCGCTTGAGCTTTACCGTGAATGTCTCGCCGGACTTCGGTGTCGGACGGATGCCGGTGAAACCAAAGCCGTCCTTCTTCCACTCATAACCCGGTCCACTGACATGGAACCACACCTCACGATCCATGAGTCCCGGCTCATAAATGGCGACCCACCCCGCATTGTCCGTCACATAGCGCAGGTCATTCACCGTGCGCAGCTCGATGAGCGGAATACCGCGTCCCGTGACTTCATCCACCACTTGGATGCCGAAGTGCTTGGTCTCAGCTTTGGAGACCAGAGGCGTGATGATGCCGAAAAGAAAGACAACAGCAGGCAGCAGAGGGCGGAGGAATGGCAGGACCGGTTTCATGAGTGATAGCACTGGAATCCTATCACGTGGCAATCTTGCCGGGAAAGGTTCAGCAGGAATGGCGAGCCGATTAGGTTGCGAACCGTCATCCCCGGGGCACCCCTGCGAAACCGCCACTTGCAAGTCGCGCTCTGGCAGGCACAGGCTTTGCTAGTACTGAAGTAACCTACCCCTCCCCGCTCCCGCACGCCCCTCCCTCATGGAAGACAAGACATCGCCAGCACCTGACTATCTCGACATCGGTTTCGAGCAGATTGATCGTGACATGAAGTTCCTCATGGGGGCTTTCGGAGAGGTGCTGGCGGAGTTGGGCATGCCGGAGCTCACGGAGCATCTCCCCTGGACGGGCAATGAACCCTCCACCACTGCGCTGCCGCCACGTCTCGGCCTCGCCTATTCCCTGGCCTTCCAGCTTCTGAACATGGTGGAGGAGAGCGCCGCCGCCAGTGTCCGCGCCATCCGTGAGGAGCATGAGGGCATCGCCGCCGAGCGCGGCCTCTGGGGCAGCCAGCTCCGCCGCCTCCAGAAGAAAGGCGCCACCGCAGAGGAAATCGTGGCCACCTTCCGTGAGGTCTGCGTGGAGCCAGTACTCACCGCCCACCCCACCGAGGCGAAGCGCCTCTCCGTGCTGGACCACCACCGCAGCCTGTTCACGCTGCTGAATGCGCGCCACCATCGCGAGGGTGGCAGCATCGGGGCCAAGCGTCAGCGCGCTGAAGTGAAGGCCGCCATCGAGCGCCTCTGGCGGACCGGGGAGATCCTTCTCGAAAAGCCCACGCTCACTGACGAGCGGCGCAATGTGCTCTACTATTTCCGCGAGGTCTTTCCCTCCGTACTGCGCATCTTGGATGAGCGTCTGCGCTTTGCCTGGACCGAGGTGGGGCTGGACCCGGTGCTGCTGAAGGAACCGGAGTCCCTCCCTGTGGTGCGCTTTGGCACCTGGGTGGGTGGTGACCGCGATGGTCACCCGGGGGTGACGTCTGAGGTCACGGAGGAGACCTTGGAACGCCTCCGCACGAACGCCATGGTGGTGCATCATCGCCACCTTGCCGATCTCGCCACGAAGCTCACACTCACGACCTGGATGCAGGCCCCGCCTGCACGTCTGCAGGCTCTGCGGGAGCGGCTCATCGCCACCAAGGTGCAGGTTGAGCCCCTGATGGCCTCCAGCTCTGAGGAGCCCTGGTCACAAGTGGTGAAGCTCATGCTGGCCCGCCTGCCTGTGAATGTCTCCCCCGGTACACTGGCGCATCTCCGGCATGGAGAGACCTACTATGCTCGTGCGGAGGAGCTCGCTGCCGATCTCGCGGAGTTGAGCGCCGCCCTCGTGGAGGCGGGTGCGGAGCGCCTGGCTGCCACCGATGTGGAGCCGTTACAGCGCGCCGTGCAGGTGTTCGGTTTCCACCTTGCCTGTCTCGATGTCCGGCAAAATTCGGCCTTCCATTCGCGGGCACTGTCCCAACTCATGAATGCCGCGGGCCTGGACGGCTCCGACTGGGAGGACTGGGCGGAGGGCGAGCGCCTGCGTTTCCTGGAGAAGGAGCTCCGCTCTCCACGTCCCTTCCTGCATGCCAATGCATCCGCGGGTCCCGAGGCAGATGCGGTGCTGGCCTGCTATCGCGTGCTGGCGAAGCACCTCGAAAGGAACGGCCACGAAGGACTCGGCGCCCTCATCGTCAGCATGACGCGCCGTCTCTCCGATCTTCTCCTCGTGTATGTGCTGGCGCGCGAGGCTGGCCTCATGAAGCGCACGCCGGAGGGACTGGTGTGCCTGCTCCCCGTGGTGCCGCTCTTTGAAACGGCGGACGACCTGGAAGGCGGTCCGGAGATGCTGCGGAAGTTTGTGGAGGAGCCGCTCACCCGGCGCAGTCTGGAGTACCACGCAAAGCGGGCCGGCAAGCCCGGGCGTTTGGTGCAACAGGTCATGATAGGATATAGTGACAGCAACAAGGATGCGGGCATCCTCGCCAGCCAGTGGGCGCTGCACCTGGCGCAGACCCAGCTGACCGCAGCCGGGAAGGATGCCGGGGTGAAGGTGCGCTTCTTCCACGGTCGCGGCGGTACCGTGAGCCGTGGCGCGGGCCCCACGCATCGCTTCCTCGATGCGCTGCCGCATGGCTCACTCTGCGGTGACATCCGCACCACGGAGCAAGGCGAGACCATTGCCCAGAAATTTGGCAACCAATCCACCGCTGCCTTCAATCTGGAACTGCTGCTCGCTGGTGTCTCCGCCACGGCGTGCCTCCATGCACGTGGCCCTGCTCCCGAGCATCCTCTGGCGCCGCTTGCAGGCAAGCTCGCCTCCACCTCGCGTACCGCCTATCGAGCGCTGCTGGAGAATGAGGGCTTCATGACCTTCTACCGGCAGGCCACACCCATTGATGCGCTGGAGCACAGCCGTATCGGTTCGCGTCCTTCACGTCGCACGGGCAAAGCGAGCCTGGATGACCTGCGTGCGATTCCCTGGGTGTTCTCGTGGAATCAATCGCGCTTCTACGTGCCCGGCTGGTACGGCACCGGCACTGCGCTGGCTTCGCTCACGGATGAGGAGTTCGCCCAACTCTCCAGCGAGCTCCGTAGCTGGCCCTTCCTGCACTATGTGATCACGAATGTGGAGTCTTCTCTCGCGAGCACCGACCACAGCCTGATGGCCGCGTATGCGGACCTCGTGGAAGACACCGAGGTGCGCGACAAGATCTTCGGCCAGATCGAGCAGGAATGGAATCTTACCCGCGTGATGCTCGATCGTCTCCGCGGCGGCCCCATGCATGAGCTGCGTCCCCGCATGTGGCGCACCCTCGAACTCCGCGCTGCTGCCTTGCGCACCCTGCACCAGCAGCAGATCGATCTGCTTCGTCAGTGGCGTGGACTGCTGAAGACCGATGAAGCCGCTGCGAACGAGTTGCTGCCTGAAGTGCTGCTGAGCGTGAATGCCATCGCGAGCGGCCTGCGCACGACGGGCTGAGCAAGTTCAAAGAACATGGCCCCTGTCGATCGAGTCAGCCTATTGCGGGCGCAATCTGTGCGGCGCTGTTTCAAAAAAATGCGGTGGGGAGCCGCTGCGCCGGCTTCCTAACTAGAGCGGGCGGAGGTGGGGCGGAGCATCCGGGTGATATCGGTTTGCGACACGCCAGTTCCCCACCACCTCCGCCCACCTGATCAGGAAGCCGACGCAGCGGCTCCCCACCAGTGTGTAGGCATGCCAAGCGATAGACTGGAGGAGTGTCGCGAGTGGGTTTTGGTTTCGAGGTGCGGCAGATTACCGAGGTGTTCTATGAAACAAAAAGCGCTGGCCCCACAACCGAGACCAGCGCTTAAAAAATCAATATCTCACCCCAACTCACCCTACCTCATAGTTCACCGGCTCCTCCGTGATCACGATGTCATGCGGATGGCTTTCCTTCAGACCGCCGGCTGTGATTTGGACGAAGTTCGCCTTCTGGCGGAGCTCTTCGAGGGTGTTGGCTCCCACGTAGCCCATGCCGCTGCGGAGACCGCCCATGAGTTGGAAGACCACATCGGCCAGCGGACCCTTGTAGGGCACGCGGGCTTCCACGCCTTCCGGTACCAGCTTGCCGCTGGAGTTCTGGCCGTAGCGGTCGCCGGCGCCCTTGCGCATGGCCTTGAGGGAACCCATGCCGCGGTACTCCTTGAAGGTGCGGCCCTGGAGACGCACGGTGGCGCCGGGGCTCTCCGCGGTGCCGGCGAGAAGCGAGCCAATCATCACGCAATCCGCGCCTGCGGCCATGGCCTTCACCACGTCGCCCGAGTAGCGCACGCCACCATCGGAGATGACGGCCACGCCACGGCTGCGGCAGACCTCGGCAGTTTCCTGCACGGCGGTGAACTGCGGCATACCCACGCCCGAAATGACGCGAGTGGTGCAGATGGAACCGGGACCCACACCCACTTTGATGGCGGAGGCGCCAGCATCGCAGAGATCGCGTGCACCTTCCTTGGTGACCACGTTGCCCGCGACAATCGGCGTGCGGTCGCCCAACGCTGCGCGGAGCTGTTCGATGACCTTGATGACTCGCGCGGTATGACCCGTGGCCGCGTCAATGAACACGGCATCCGCACCAGCAGCCTGCATGGCCAGACCGCGATCCACACAGTCTTCACCCACGCCCACAGCGGCGCCCACTCGAAGACGACCCTGGTCGTCCTTGGCGGCATTCGTGTACATCTGGCGCTTCTCGATGTCCTGCTTCGTGATGAGTCCGGCCAGATGACCGGCGGCGTCTACGAGCGGGAGCTTCTCGATGCGGTTGATCCAGAGAATCTTCAGCGCTTCCTCCCAGGTGGTGTCCGGCTTGCCAATCGCGAGCTTTTCGCGAGGCGTCATGATCTCACGGACGGGGGTGTTCTCGTCTTCGAGATACCACATGTCGCGGCTGGTCACCATGCCGACGAGGGCACCCTTCTCATCCACTACCGGGAAACCGCTCACACCCTTCTCGCGCATGAGGCGGGCGACATCGCCCAGCGTGTTGTCGGGCTTCACCCGCAGCGGGTTGTGGATGACGGTATTCTCCGAGCGCTTCACACGCGCCACCTGCTCCGCCTGGTAGTCGATGGGACAGGCCCGATGGATTACGCCCATGCCCCCCTCACGTGCCAGCGCAATGGCCAGCTCACTCTCCGTGACCGTGTCCATGGCGGACGACAGCACCGGAATATTCAGCGGCAGGGTGGGGGTCAGATTGGTACCCAGAAGAACCTCACCCGGCAGCACAGCACTTCTCCCCGGGAGGAGAAGAACGTCGTCGAACGACAAAGACAAAGGAATCGCGCCCATGTTCCACCTAAGCGAGTCTTTGCCATTTGTCAGGTGGTTTTTTAGGTTGCGTGCGGGAGGACTTCATTCGCAACGCAAATTGAGTGCTCACAAATGTGCGTGGGAGAGGGTTGGGCAACGCGGGGCTACATGAATCCCCTTTGCACCAGGTACCAGCCATCGCCCAGATCCTTCAAAACACGTCCTTCGTCGCGCATGGCGTCACTGACGGCGAGCGAGGCTTCATCTCCCGCATGGACCAGCACGTAGTAAAAGTCGATCGGCGTGACTTCCACAATCGGCGGTGTGGTGGGTTGCACCTCGATCGATTTCAGCACCGCCTGATACCTGCTGAGGTCGCCAGCTGGGTCTTTGCCCACGCTTTCGAGCAGTGCTTGGTATTCGCCCCGATGCGCTTTGAAATGAGCCAGGGTGGCGTCGCGATCAGCTGCGTTCCAAGTGCAGCCGGCAACCGGGAGCAACAGGCAAAACAAAAAGGCGAACCTGCTGGCCATATTGTCCCTCAGGTTCGCCAAATCTCAGACTTCCGCCGGGCTACACCACCGGCTTCCGTGAGCCACCTTCGTCATCGCCTTCGCGCTTGGGCGTGGTCTTCGGCTTGCGGCGCGGGATGATTTCCTCCTGCAGGATGCGGTCTTCCACGAGAGGTTTTGCGCCTGTCTCGGGCTTGGGATGCTTTTCCGTCCAGGCGCGCTGTTCCTTGTACTTGGTGAGGCGCTCACCCAGTTCCTTCTCCAGCTTCGAGCGGTCTTCGTCCGTGTACTCTTTCTCCTTGTCCTCGCTGAACATCACCAGCGCCTTGGTCTGGAGCTGCACCGCCTCGCCAAACTTGCCGTCCCGGGCCAGGGCGGCTGCAAGGGTGTCCACAACCTGATAGTCCTGCTTCTGCATCTTATCGACCGCGCTGCGGGCGAACTCCACTGCGGTGGGCCCATCATGGAAGGTCTCGTCCGGGCACACGGAAAGGAACCATGCGAGGTCATTGCGAGCCCACGGGTCCTCCGACCGGGCGGCGCGGCGATACCAGGCCTCCGCACGGCGGTAGTCCAGAGGTACTCCGGTGCCCGTGTAATACATGTAAGCGAGGTGGGTCATCGCGCGGATGAGCCCATTCTGCGCGGCCTTCAGGTACCACTTCGCGGCCTCGGGCGTGTTCTTGTCCACGCCGCTCCCTTTCTCCAGCTTCCAGGCATAAAGGGCTTGGGAGGGGGCGAACTCCTGGTGCGCGGCGCGCTCCAGCCACTTCATGGCCTCGGCCGGGTTCTTTTCCACCCCTTTCCCGGACTCATAGCACTCTGCAAGATTCTGCTGCGCCAATGGGAAACCGTATTTGGCAGCCTTTTCATACCATTCAAAAGCCTTCTTCTCGTCCTTGGCAAGGCCGACACCTTCCTCGTGCAAAGTGCCAAGGGCGTTCATCGCGGCTAGATTGTGCTGGTCCGCGGATTTCTGCAGCCATTCGGAGGCCTTCTTTTCATCCTTGGTCAGACCTTCGCCGCCCAGATAGCGGACGCCCAATTCGAACTGCGCATCGGCATTGCCACGTTCCGCAAGCTGCTGGAGGGCAGAGGCATCAAACTTGTCGTCCTGCGTGTCGGCTCCGAACTGGGCCTGCAACGGCAGGGCGGCCAGCGCCAGAAGGGCGGCAATCCAAAGGCAGCGTTGTTTCATGCTGTAGATCATAACCTCAACCATACGCTTCACAACACCGGACCTCGCTTGCATTTTTCGTGCCCGGGCATTTGTGAACAACTTGAATCGCGCCTCAGATTCATGGCGCTCGGACTTCCTTGGAAAACTTTATTGTCGATATGCTTGTAGTTGCCGGGCTGTAACAACAGTGCGCCACCGTGCACACTTCCGAAGAAGGTCCTGTGCATGGATGGCGCACTTGGATGTGCAGCCTTCAGGCCGCGGCGGGCTCTTCCGCTTCCAGAGGCTCGCCGTAGGGCAGGTCATCCGGCAATGGGACAAACTCACGAATCTTGTCCCACAGCCCGGTGAAGTCCTTGTTCACGTCGCCAGAGAGACAGTCCGTGATTTCGCCTGCGGCTTCGGGGTACTTCTTGATGACCTCGCGGAAGGAGAACTTCGGATCGTAGAAGGCGTAGACCAGCTTGCGCATGTTCTCCACGCCGAAGCGGATGGCCTTGCCATACTCTTCGAAGCGATTGGGTGAAAGGTCGCCCGCGACGAGGCCCTCGTGAATGGCTTCACCGACGAGATGACCACTCTTGAGGGCAAGCATGACCCCGCTGCTGAAGACCGGATCGAGGAACGCGAATGCATCACCGGCAAGTACGAGGCCGGGTGCCGCGCAGTACTTGGAGTGGCGGGAGTATTCGCTGGTCACGAAGTACTGCCCCGTGGACTCGCCCTCAGATAGGTAGCGCTTGATCCACTGGTTCTCTTCGATCTCGCGGTTGAAGATTTCCTTCGGATCCTTGACGCCGTCACGCGTGAGGTACTTGCCCTCCGCCACGATGCCCACACTGGTCATCTGGTCGTGTTGCGGGATGTGCCAGAACCAGCCCTTGTCAGGCACATATGCCACGGTGGTATCGCCTTCGTCGATGCCTTCGCCGCGCTTCGAGCCCTTGTAGTAGGTCCACACAGCAATCTTGTTCAGGTAGGGATCGTTCATGCGCCAGCCGCGCTTGTTGGAGGTGAAAGCCTCCTTGCCGGTGCAGTCGATCGTGATGGGCGCGCGCAGTTCGTAGGTCTTGCCGCTCTTGTCCGTGGCTTCCACACCCACCACCGTATCGCCATCCATGAGGAGCTTCTTCACGGTTGTTTCCTCGCGCACTTCGGCGCCCTTCTCGCGGGCGTTGTCCAGAAGCATCTGGTCAAACTCGGAGCGTAGCACCTGCCAGGTCTGGGCGATGGTCTCGCGATCATAGCGATTGAAGAAGTAGAAGGGCTGTGAGCGTTTCCCGTCCGGCTGCACGAAGGTGACGCTGTACTTCTTCACGAAGTGCGACTTCCGCATCTTCGGAATCATCCCGATGCGCTCCAGAGGCTGGAAAGTGAATGGGATCAGCGATTCACCGATGTGATAGCGGGGAAACTTCTCACGCTCGAGGATGACCACCTTGTGGCCGTACTCTCCGAGAATCGCGGCAGCGCAGGAACCGGCGGGACCACCGCCGATGATGATCGTATCATAGTCGTTTGGGTTGTTCTTCATAAGGGGCGTGTCTGTTGGCACTGGGTGGGTGGTGGTGGGTGCGTATTCGGAAATGAGCATTCAGTGGGACTTCCCGGTGGTTCCACCCTGGGCATCCATGCCCATGATGGAAAAGATGCGGTCGCGGACGGACAGGTAACGCGCGTCATCGAGGTTTCGTGGACGTGGCAAATCCACAATCACCTCTTCTTTGATCGTGGCGGGTCGCTTGCTCATCACGAGCACGCGGTCCGCGAGCTGTACCGCTTCCTCAATGTCATGCGTGACAAAAAGGATGGTCCTGCCCTCCTGCTGCCAGATGCGCACGAGGTCAGCCCGCATCTTCAGTCGCGTAAGGAAATCCAGCGCGCCGAAGGGTTCATCCA contains these protein-coding regions:
- a CDS encoding tetratricopeptide repeat protein; protein product: MKQRCLWIAALLALAALPLQAQFGADTQDDKFDASALQQLAERGNADAQFELGVRYLGGEGLTKDEKKASEWLQKSADQHNLAAMNALGTLHEEGVGLAKDEKKAFEWYEKAAKYGFPLAQQNLAECYESGKGVEKNPAEAMKWLERAAHQEFAPSQALYAWKLEKGSGVDKNTPEAAKWYLKAAQNGLIRAMTHLAYMYYTGTGVPLDYRRAEAWYRRAARSEDPWARNDLAWFLSVCPDETFHDGPTAVEFARSAVDKMQKQDYQVVDTLAAALARDGKFGEAVQLQTKALVMFSEDKEKEYTDEDRSKLEKELGERLTKYKEQRAWTEKHPKPETGAKPLVEDRILQEEIIPRRKPKTTPKREGDDEGGSRKPVV
- a CDS encoding phosphoenolpyruvate carboxylase; amino-acid sequence: MEDKTSPAPDYLDIGFEQIDRDMKFLMGAFGEVLAELGMPELTEHLPWTGNEPSTTALPPRLGLAYSLAFQLLNMVEESAAASVRAIREEHEGIAAERGLWGSQLRRLQKKGATAEEIVATFREVCVEPVLTAHPTEAKRLSVLDHHRSLFTLLNARHHREGGSIGAKRQRAEVKAAIERLWRTGEILLEKPTLTDERRNVLYYFREVFPSVLRILDERLRFAWTEVGLDPVLLKEPESLPVVRFGTWVGGDRDGHPGVTSEVTEETLERLRTNAMVVHHRHLADLATKLTLTTWMQAPPARLQALRERLIATKVQVEPLMASSSEEPWSQVVKLMLARLPVNVSPGTLAHLRHGETYYARAEELAADLAELSAALVEAGAERLAATDVEPLQRAVQVFGFHLACLDVRQNSAFHSRALSQLMNAAGLDGSDWEDWAEGERLRFLEKELRSPRPFLHANASAGPEADAVLACYRVLAKHLERNGHEGLGALIVSMTRRLSDLLLVYVLAREAGLMKRTPEGLVCLLPVVPLFETADDLEGGPEMLRKFVEEPLTRRSLEYHAKRAGKPGRLVQQVMIGYSDSNKDAGILASQWALHLAQTQLTAAGKDAGVKVRFFHGRGGTVSRGAGPTHRFLDALPHGSLCGDIRTTEQGETIAQKFGNQSTAAFNLELLLAGVSATACLHARGPAPEHPLAPLAGKLASTSRTAYRALLENEGFMTFYRQATPIDALEHSRIGSRPSRRTGKASLDDLRAIPWVFSWNQSRFYVPGWYGTGTALASLTDEEFAQLSSELRSWPFLHYVITNVESSLASTDHSLMAAYADLVEDTEVRDKIFGQIEQEWNLTRVMLDRLRGGPMHELRPRMWRTLELRAAALRTLHQQQIDLLRQWRGLLKTDEAAANELLPEVLLSVNAIASGLRTTG
- the guaB gene encoding IMP dehydrogenase, whose protein sequence is MGAIPLSLSFDDVLLLPGRSAVLPGEVLLGTNLTPTLPLNIPVLSSAMDTVTESELAIALAREGGMGVIHRACPIDYQAEQVARVKRSENTVIHNPLRVKPDNTLGDVARLMREKGVSGFPVVDEKGALVGMVTSRDMWYLEDENTPVREIMTPREKLAIGKPDTTWEEALKILWINRIEKLPLVDAAGHLAGLITKQDIEKRQMYTNAAKDDQGRLRVGAAVGVGEDCVDRGLAMQAAGADAVFIDAATGHTARVIKVIEQLRAALGDRTPIVAGNVVTKEGARDLCDAGASAIKVGVGPGSICTTRVISGVGMPQFTAVQETAEVCRSRGVAVISDGGVRYSGDVVKAMAAGADCVMIGSLLAGTAESPGATVRLQGRTFKEYRGMGSLKAMRKGAGDRYGQNSSGKLVPEGVEARVPYKGPLADVVFQLMGGLRSGMGYVGANTLEELRQKANFVQITAGGLKESHPHDIVITEEPVNYEVG